In one window of Pseudomonas putida DNA:
- a CDS encoding cobalt-precorrin-6A reductase: protein MSGRILLLGGVTEALAIARLLGPEHVYSLAGIGRIPQDLACQVRVGGYGGADGLADYLRRERIDLLIDATHPYAAQISANAAQAAKAAGIPCWALRRPAWQPQPGDDWREVEGWDALIDALAPFKRPLFTLGREPLQHLEDIPAHQFWTLRALETCAGNERCEVIGARGPFHLEDERALFERRQIDVLVSKNSGSAATEPKLEVARERGVPVLVLKRPELPEVDRLFGSVAQLREALSI from the coding sequence ATGAGCGGCCGTATCTTGTTGCTGGGCGGCGTCACCGAGGCGCTGGCCATCGCCCGGTTGCTGGGGCCGGAGCATGTCTACAGCCTCGCCGGTATCGGCCGTATCCCACAGGACCTGGCCTGCCAGGTGCGGGTGGGCGGTTACGGCGGGGCCGACGGCCTGGCCGACTACCTCCGGCGCGAACGGATCGACCTGCTGATCGACGCCACCCACCCCTATGCCGCACAGATCAGCGCCAATGCCGCACAGGCAGCGAAGGCGGCGGGCATTCCCTGCTGGGCCTTGCGCCGCCCCGCCTGGCAGCCACAGCCGGGCGACGACTGGCGCGAAGTCGAGGGCTGGGATGCGTTGATCGACGCATTGGCGCCTTTCAAGCGCCCGTTATTCACCCTGGGGCGCGAGCCGCTGCAACATCTCGAAGACATTCCGGCCCACCAGTTCTGGACCTTGCGTGCCCTGGAAACCTGCGCGGGCAATGAACGTTGCGAGGTGATCGGCGCACGGGGGCCGTTCCACCTCGAGGATGAACGAGCACTATTCGAGCGGCGCCAGATCGATGTACTGGTCAGCAAGAACAGTGGCAGCGCCGCGACCGAGCCAAAGCTTGAAGTGGCGCGCGAGCGTGGCGTGCCGGTGCTGGTGTTGAAGCGACCGGAACTGCCGGAGGTGGATCGGCTGTTCGGATCGGTGGCGCAGTTGCGCGAAGCCTTGTCGATATGA